In a genomic window of Glaciimonas sp. PCH181:
- the kdpB gene encoding potassium-transporting ATPase subunit KdpB has protein sequence MSSTSSRKKLTLFDSALLGPAIVASFQKLTPRTQLRNPVMFVVYVGSILTTLLFFQAWFGKGEASPAFILAISVWLWFTVLFANFAEALAEGRSKAQAESLRALKQTVSAKKLDHPTKFKGLLSEWTSASASDLRKGDVVLVVAGDVVPVDGEVIEGVASVDESAITGESAPVIRESGGDFSAVTGGTRVLSDWLVVRVSVNPGEAFLDRMIAMVEGAKRQKTPNEIALTILLVALTIVFLLVTVTLLPFSLFSVTAAKVGVPITITVLIALLVCLIPTTIGGLLSAIGVAGMSRMMQANVIATSGRAVEAAGDVDVLLLDKTGTITLGNRQAASFIPAPGVTEQQLADVAQLASLADETPEGRSIVVLAKQRFNIREREMSSLHAVFVPFTAQTRMSGVDIGERLIRKGSSEALQKYVASLGQPFPAEVAHSVDDVARRGSTPLVVVDGGVVMGIVELKDIVKGGIKERFAELRRMGIKTVMITGDNRLTAAAIAAEAGVDDFLAEATPEDKLKLIRSYQSQGRLVAMTGDGTNDAPALAQADVAVAMNSGTQAAKEAGNMVDLDSNPTKLLEIVEIGKQMLMTRGALSTFSISNDIAKYFAIIPAAFVTTYPQLSALNIMHLASPSSAIMSAVIFNALIIVALIPLALKGVKYRAVGAASLLRQNLLIYGLGGIIVPFVGIKLIDLLLSALNLV, from the coding sequence ATGTCTTCCACTAGTTCTCGTAAAAAATTAACGCTGTTTGATTCGGCGCTATTGGGTCCTGCGATCGTCGCATCGTTTCAAAAGTTGACGCCGCGCACCCAGTTACGTAATCCAGTCATGTTCGTCGTTTATGTCGGTAGTATTTTGACCACGCTGCTATTTTTTCAAGCGTGGTTCGGCAAAGGCGAAGCCAGCCCCGCTTTTATTCTGGCGATCTCGGTCTGGCTCTGGTTTACGGTCCTGTTTGCCAACTTCGCCGAGGCATTGGCAGAAGGCCGTAGCAAAGCGCAAGCCGAATCCTTGCGTGCGCTAAAGCAAACTGTCAGCGCTAAAAAACTGGATCATCCGACCAAGTTCAAAGGCTTGCTCAGTGAATGGACATCGGCTTCTGCCAGCGACTTGCGCAAAGGCGATGTCGTGTTGGTAGTCGCGGGCGATGTGGTGCCGGTCGACGGCGAAGTGATCGAAGGCGTGGCATCGGTTGACGAAAGCGCCATCACTGGTGAATCAGCACCCGTTATTCGTGAATCCGGTGGCGATTTTTCTGCCGTCACAGGCGGTACGCGGGTATTGTCCGATTGGTTAGTAGTGCGGGTCTCGGTGAATCCCGGCGAAGCATTTCTGGATCGTATGATTGCGATGGTTGAGGGCGCAAAACGTCAAAAAACGCCGAATGAAATTGCGCTGACGATTCTGCTGGTTGCGTTGACTATCGTGTTTTTGCTAGTGACCGTGACATTATTGCCGTTCTCGCTGTTCAGCGTGACAGCGGCTAAAGTCGGCGTACCGATTACGATTACGGTTCTGATTGCATTGCTGGTATGTTTGATTCCTACCACCATCGGTGGGCTACTTTCCGCCATCGGTGTTGCCGGGATGAGCCGCATGATGCAAGCCAATGTGATTGCGACATCCGGCCGTGCAGTCGAAGCTGCAGGTGACGTTGACGTGTTGCTGCTGGATAAAACCGGCACTATCACACTGGGCAATCGTCAGGCCGCCAGCTTTATCCCAGCACCGGGCGTGACTGAGCAGCAATTGGCCGACGTCGCTCAACTCGCATCGCTGGCCGACGAAACGCCAGAAGGCCGCAGTATCGTCGTGTTGGCCAAGCAGCGTTTCAATATCCGTGAACGTGAAATGAGTTCGTTGCACGCAGTGTTTGTGCCGTTCACCGCACAAACGCGAATGAGCGGCGTAGATATCGGCGAGCGCTTAATTCGTAAAGGCTCATCCGAAGCGCTGCAAAAGTACGTCGCTTCACTCGGTCAACCATTTCCTGCCGAAGTTGCGCATAGCGTCGATGACGTAGCCCGCCGCGGCAGCACGCCTCTGGTCGTGGTTGACGGTGGCGTCGTCATGGGCATCGTGGAACTCAAGGATATCGTCAAGGGCGGGATCAAAGAGCGTTTTGCCGAGTTGCGTCGGATGGGCATCAAAACCGTCATGATCACTGGCGACAACCGATTGACTGCCGCAGCGATTGCCGCCGAAGCGGGCGTTGACGATTTTCTGGCCGAAGCCACGCCGGAAGACAAGCTCAAGCTAATCCGCTCGTATCAATCGCAAGGTCGTCTGGTCGCGATGACCGGTGACGGTACGAACGATGCACCGGCATTGGCGCAAGCTGACGTAGCGGTGGCGATGAACAGCGGCACACAAGCAGCAAAAGAAGCGGGCAACATGGTCGATCTGGATTCCAATCCAACCAAGTTATTGGAAATCGTTGAGATTGGCAAACAGATGTTGATGACACGCGGTGCGTTGTCAACGTTCTCAATCTCGAACGACATTGCCAAGTATTTCGCGATTATTCCAGCAGCGTTTGTGACGACTTATCCGCAACTTTCTGCGTTGAATATTATGCATCTGGCCAGTCCTTCATCGGCCATTATGTCGGCGGTTATTTTTAACGCCTTGATCATCGTAGCGTTAATCCCGCTGGCATTAAAAGGCGTGAAATACCGCGCTGTCGGTGCAGCTTCATTGCTACGTCAGAACTTATTGATCTACGGCCTGGGTGGGATCATCGTGCCGTTCGTCGGGATCAAACTGATCGACCTGTTGTTGTCGGCACTTAATCTGGTGTAG